The DNA region CAGCAACCCTGCCAGCGCCTCGGAAACGGTTGGATAGACTTTTTGCACCGAACTCTCCTCCGGACGACCTACAGGGGTTTTTTGATCCAGCGCGAGATGACGCCCACGATGCCCTCACGGAACAGCAGCACGCTGATGACGAAAATGACGCCCTGCAGCACCGTCACCCAGGCGCCAAAACCGGCGAAGTAGTTCTGCATGGTGACAATCACGGCTGCACCAACCAACGGGCCGAAGATGGTGCCCATGCCGCCCAGCAGCGTCATCAGGACGACCTCACCAGACATGCTCCAGTGCACATCGGTAAGTGAGGCCAACTGGAACACCAGGGCCTTGGTGGCGCCTGCCAGACCGGCAATTGCGGCGGACATTACAAAGACCGCCAGCTTGTACCGGTTGACCTTGTAGCCGAGCGAGGTTGAACGCGGCTCGTTCTCTCGGATGGCCTTGAGCACCTGACCAAATGGGGAGTGGATGATGCGGTAGATCGCGAGCATACCGGCGGCGGCGATCCCCAGCACGACGAAGTAGAAGGTGCGGTCGTTGGCGAGATCGATGAGGCCGAACAGATTGCCACGCGGCACGGCCTGGATGCCATCCTCGCCACCAGTGAAGGGCGCCTGCACCGAGAAGAAATAGACCATCTGTGCAAAAGCGAGGGTCACCATTGCGAAATAGATGCCTTGCCGGCGAATAGCCAGCGCACCGATGGCGAGGCCCAGTACCGCAGCGGCTGAGGTCCCCAGAA from Devosia sp. RR2S18 includes:
- a CDS encoding branched-chain amino acid ABC transporter permease, producing MTVDTQPAIVGTTAVGTPRHHVLIFAVLLGLMLIAPFVLYPVFLMKVLCFALFASALNLLLGFGGLLSFGHAAYFGAAAYVSAHAAKVWGLTPELSILLGTSAAAVLGLAIGALAIRRQGIYFAMVTLAFAQMVYFFSVQAPFTGGEDGIQAVPRGNLFGLIDLANDRTFYFVVLGIAAAGMLAIYRIIHSPFGQVLKAIRENEPRSTSLGYKVNRYKLAVFVMSAAIAGLAGATKALVFQLASLTDVHWSMSGEVVLMTLLGGMGTIFGPLVGAAVIVTMQNYFAGFGAWVTVLQGVIFVISVLLFREGIVGVISRWIKKPL